CCGAATTTTTCACTTTCCAAACTCTCAAACCTATTTGGATTGAACTTTCTTGGGTTGTCCCATATCTTAGGGTCGTTGTGAATGGCCCATAAATTCACGTACAAAATAGTGCCACGTGGGATATGATACCCTCCAACAATACAGTCTTTTGATGATTCATGTGGTACCATTAATGGAGCCGGAGGATACATTCGAAAGGTCTCGTTGATGATGCCACGTAGGCTAGGAAGGTTAGCCATGTCAGACTCATCAATCAAACGGTCGTGGCCAACTTGACTGTCAATTTCGTTTTGAAGTTTCTTTAAAAATTCGGGATGGTTCAACATAAGTGATAGAGCCCATTCCATTGTGACAACTGATGTTTCTGTACCTGCAGCCAGCAAAATCTGTCCGAACACACAatgaacattaaaaaaaattattttaaaaacatttatCAAGATAAAGTCCAAAAGGGTAAGAATAAACACAATTGAATTGAACCAGGAAACATAAATTTAAGAAATGAATATTAATTACCAACATTAAGGCTCTAATAGTTTCGTCAGTATATTGGTCAGGTTCGTACTGTTGTAGTTCTAATAATACTTCAATCATCGTCTTCCTTCTTCCATCTTGATATATTTTATTAGAATTGTTTTGATCAAAGTTTCTTTTCTTATGTTGATCAATCAAATTTTGCATAAAAGTGTCTCTTTTCACATGACattcaattatcttattttCTAAAGTCGAACCAAATCCCATCCACGACACGAGTGGGATAAAATCTTGTAAAATGGACTTGCCACCCAATTGACCCAAATCGATTTGCAATTGTCTAAATATCTTTGCCTCATCTACATCGTCCACATCCTCACCGTAATACCGCTTTCCGACGAGCATTCGCAACATCATATTATACGTTAGATCAAAAAACTCATTCTTCATGTTATGAATTTGGTT
This region of Cucumis melo cultivar AY chromosome 7, USDA_Cmelo_AY_1.0, whole genome shotgun sequence genomic DNA includes:
- the LOC103493892 gene encoding cytochrome P450 81Q32-like — translated: MGVLGSIFVYFPLFLVLYILIEHLLHKIRNLPPTPFPLLPIIGHLHLLKKPIYRTLAKISNHYGPVVYFRFGSRKVLVVSSSFAAEECLTKNDVVFANRPRLIISKWFGYNNTNLIWSSYGDHWRNLRRISTIEILSTHRLQMFSSVRLEEVKSLIRRLANDENQIHNMKNEFFDLTYNMMLRMLVGKRYYGEDVDDVDEAKIFRQLQIDLGQLGGKSILQDFIPLVSWMGFGSTLENKIIECHVKRDTFMQNLIDQHKKRNFDQNNSNKIYQDGRRKTMIEVLLELQQYEPDQYTDETIRALMLILLAAGTETSVVTMEWALSLMLNHPEFLKKLQNEIDSQVGHDRLIDESDMANLPSLRGIINETFRMYPPAPLMVPHESSKDCIVGGYHIPRGTILYVNLWAIHNDPKIWDNPRKFNPNRFESLESEKFGFNLMPFGSGRRGCPGEGLGLRVIGLVLGSLVQCFEWERPGEELVDMTEGIALTMPKAHCLQAKCTPRPIVHRLHLSHKISNP